In Calonectris borealis chromosome 22, bCalBor7.hap1.2, whole genome shotgun sequence, one genomic interval encodes:
- the CWC25 gene encoding pre-mRNA-splicing factor CWC25 homolog isoform X6 produces the protein MGGGDLNLKKSWHPQTLRNVEKVWKAEQKHEAERKKIEELQRELQEERAREEMQRYAEDMGTVRKREEKLEWMYQGPGGMVNREEYLMGRPVDKYVFEKTEDKDAGCSNETGLLPGSIFAKTGANSVLDMANKIREDPLFMIRKKEEEKKREVLNNPVKMKKIKELLQNSLDKKEKKKKKEKKKKHKKHRHRSSSSESDSSDEERSKNKSQKRMNSSSWKPAPSRVPGYGLQVRDSDQSHRSRSSPAAGQERAPHKHRDRSRSRSQSRSPQRRSSKKNSEQSGCRGSRSPSRHSKQVFLSYRHSNREEKGRARSPSPKKSYRRQHTPGYTSGVFYTNRKISPEELERKRQEMMENAKWREEERANNLRKHRKEEELERELEKLDSRDGKFFKSLQQF, from the exons ATGGGGGGCGGCGACCTG AACCTGAAGAAGAGCTGGCACCCCCAGACGCTGCGCAATGTGGAGAAGGTGTGGAAAGCCGAGCAGAAGCATGAGGCCGAGCGGAAGAAGATCGAGGAGCTGcagcgggagctgcaggaggagcgaGCGCGTGAGGAGATGCAGCGATACGCTGAGGACATGGGCACCGTCAG gaaaagagaagagaagttGGAGTGGATGTACCAGGGTCCTGGGGGCATGGTGAACAGAGAGGAATATCTTATGGGTCGCCCTGTGGACAAATATGTCTTTGAGAAGACAGAAGACAAGGATGCTGGCTGTTCCAATGAGACAGGACTTCTCCCAGGCTCCATTTTTGCCAAGACTGGTGCCAATTCTGTCCTTGATATGGCAAACAAAATCCGGGAGGACCCACTTTTCATGATAAG aaagaaggaggaggaaaagaagagagaagtttTGAATAATCctgttaaaatgaagaaaatcaaagAATTG CTGCAAAACAGTTtagataaaaaagagaaaaagaagaagaaagagaagaagaagaagcacaAGAAACATCGACATCGCAGTTCTAGCAGTGAAAGTGACAGCAGTGATGAGGAGCGAAGCAAAAATAA gTCTCAGAAGAGGATGAACAGTTCCTCCTGGAAACCTGCTCCTTCCAGAGTCCCAGGATATGGCTTACAA GTCAGAGACTCTGACCAGAGCCACAGGTCTCGGAGCTCCCCAGCTGCCGGCCAGGAGAGGGCCCCCCACAAGCACCGGGATCGCTCCAGGTCCAGGAGCCAGTCCCGCTCTCCTCAGAGACGCTCTAGCAAGAAGAATTCAGAACAATCTGGATGCAGGGGGTCAAGATCTCCTTCCAGACACAGTAAACA GGTATTTCTGAGTTACAGACATAGCAATcgggaagagaaagggagagctAGAAGCCCTTCCCCTAAAAAGAGCTATCGACGACAGCATACTCCGGGTTACACAAG TGGTGTTTTCTACACAAATAGAAAGATCTCTCCAGAGGAACTAGAGCGTAAACGCCAGGAAATGATGGAAAACGCCAAGTGGCGGGAAGAGGAGAGAGCAAACAACCTCAGGAAACACCgaaaggaggaggagctggagcgaGAACTGGAGAAACTCGACTCCCGAGATGGGAAGTTCTTCAA GAGCTTGCAACAGTTTTAG
- the CWC25 gene encoding pre-mRNA-splicing factor CWC25 homolog isoform X3 — MGGGDLNLKKSWHPQTLRNVEKVWKAEQKHEAERKKIEELQRELQEERAREEMQRYAEDMGTVRKREEKLEWMYQGPGGMVNREEYLMGRPVDKYVFEKTEDKDAGCSNETGLLPGSIFAKTGANSVLDMANKIREDPLFMIRKKEEEKKREVLNNPVKMKKIKELLQNSLDKKEKKKKKEKKKKHKKHRHRSSSSESDSSDEERSKNKSQKRMNSSSWKPAPSRVPGYGLQVRDSDQSHRSRSSPAAGQERAPHKHRDRSRSRSQSRSPQRRSSKKNSEQSGCRGSRSPSRHSKQHSNREEKGRARSPSPKKSYRRQHTPGYTSGVFYTNRKISPEELERKRQEMMENAKWREEERANNLRKHRKEEELERELEKLDSRDGKFFNRLKLESASTSTLEDRVKRNIHSLQRTPAALEKNFMQR; from the exons ATGGGGGGCGGCGACCTG AACCTGAAGAAGAGCTGGCACCCCCAGACGCTGCGCAATGTGGAGAAGGTGTGGAAAGCCGAGCAGAAGCATGAGGCCGAGCGGAAGAAGATCGAGGAGCTGcagcgggagctgcaggaggagcgaGCGCGTGAGGAGATGCAGCGATACGCTGAGGACATGGGCACCGTCAG gaaaagagaagagaagttGGAGTGGATGTACCAGGGTCCTGGGGGCATGGTGAACAGAGAGGAATATCTTATGGGTCGCCCTGTGGACAAATATGTCTTTGAGAAGACAGAAGACAAGGATGCTGGCTGTTCCAATGAGACAGGACTTCTCCCAGGCTCCATTTTTGCCAAGACTGGTGCCAATTCTGTCCTTGATATGGCAAACAAAATCCGGGAGGACCCACTTTTCATGATAAG aaagaaggaggaggaaaagaagagagaagtttTGAATAATCctgttaaaatgaagaaaatcaaagAATTG CTGCAAAACAGTTtagataaaaaagagaaaaagaagaagaaagagaagaagaagaagcacaAGAAACATCGACATCGCAGTTCTAGCAGTGAAAGTGACAGCAGTGATGAGGAGCGAAGCAAAAATAA gTCTCAGAAGAGGATGAACAGTTCCTCCTGGAAACCTGCTCCTTCCAGAGTCCCAGGATATGGCTTACAA GTCAGAGACTCTGACCAGAGCCACAGGTCTCGGAGCTCCCCAGCTGCCGGCCAGGAGAGGGCCCCCCACAAGCACCGGGATCGCTCCAGGTCCAGGAGCCAGTCCCGCTCTCCTCAGAGACGCTCTAGCAAGAAGAATTCAGAACAATCTGGATGCAGGGGGTCAAGATCTCCTTCCAGACACAGTAAACA ACATAGCAATcgggaagagaaagggagagctAGAAGCCCTTCCCCTAAAAAGAGCTATCGACGACAGCATACTCCGGGTTACACAAG TGGTGTTTTCTACACAAATAGAAAGATCTCTCCAGAGGAACTAGAGCGTAAACGCCAGGAAATGATGGAAAACGCCAAGTGGCGGGAAGAGGAGAGAGCAAACAACCTCAGGAAACACCgaaaggaggaggagctggagcgaGAACTGGAGAAACTCGACTCCCGAGATGGGAAGTTCTTCAA TCGCTTAAAACTCGAAAGCGCGTCTACTTCCACCCTAGAAGATCGGGTGAAACGCAATATCCACTCCCTTCAGAGGACTCCCGCTGCCTTGGAAAAAAACTTTATGCAGAGATGA
- the CWC25 gene encoding pre-mRNA-splicing factor CWC25 homolog isoform X7, which translates to MGGGDLNLKKSWHPQTLRNVEKVWKAEQKHEAERKKIEELQRELQEERAREEMQRYAEDMGTVRKREEKLEWMYQGPGGMVNREEYLMGRPVDKYVFEKTEDKDAGCSNETGLLPGSIFAKTGANSVLDMANKIREDPLFMIRKKEEEKKREVLNNPVKMKKIKELLQNSLDKKEKKKKKEKKKKHKKHRHRSSSSESDSSDEERSKNKSQKRMNSSSWKPAPSRVPGYGLQVRDSDQSHRSRSSPAAGQERAPHKHRDRSRSRSQSRSPQRRSSKKNSEQSGCRGSRSPSRHSKQKISPEELERKRQEMMENAKWREEERANNLRKHRKEEELERELEKLDSRDGKFFNRLKLESASTSTLEDRVKRNIHSLQRTPAALEKNFMQR; encoded by the exons ATGGGGGGCGGCGACCTG AACCTGAAGAAGAGCTGGCACCCCCAGACGCTGCGCAATGTGGAGAAGGTGTGGAAAGCCGAGCAGAAGCATGAGGCCGAGCGGAAGAAGATCGAGGAGCTGcagcgggagctgcaggaggagcgaGCGCGTGAGGAGATGCAGCGATACGCTGAGGACATGGGCACCGTCAG gaaaagagaagagaagttGGAGTGGATGTACCAGGGTCCTGGGGGCATGGTGAACAGAGAGGAATATCTTATGGGTCGCCCTGTGGACAAATATGTCTTTGAGAAGACAGAAGACAAGGATGCTGGCTGTTCCAATGAGACAGGACTTCTCCCAGGCTCCATTTTTGCCAAGACTGGTGCCAATTCTGTCCTTGATATGGCAAACAAAATCCGGGAGGACCCACTTTTCATGATAAG aaagaaggaggaggaaaagaagagagaagtttTGAATAATCctgttaaaatgaagaaaatcaaagAATTG CTGCAAAACAGTTtagataaaaaagagaaaaagaagaagaaagagaagaagaagaagcacaAGAAACATCGACATCGCAGTTCTAGCAGTGAAAGTGACAGCAGTGATGAGGAGCGAAGCAAAAATAA gTCTCAGAAGAGGATGAACAGTTCCTCCTGGAAACCTGCTCCTTCCAGAGTCCCAGGATATGGCTTACAA GTCAGAGACTCTGACCAGAGCCACAGGTCTCGGAGCTCCCCAGCTGCCGGCCAGGAGAGGGCCCCCCACAAGCACCGGGATCGCTCCAGGTCCAGGAGCCAGTCCCGCTCTCCTCAGAGACGCTCTAGCAAGAAGAATTCAGAACAATCTGGATGCAGGGGGTCAAGATCTCCTTCCAGACACAGTAAACA AAAGATCTCTCCAGAGGAACTAGAGCGTAAACGCCAGGAAATGATGGAAAACGCCAAGTGGCGGGAAGAGGAGAGAGCAAACAACCTCAGGAAACACCgaaaggaggaggagctggagcgaGAACTGGAGAAACTCGACTCCCGAGATGGGAAGTTCTTCAA TCGCTTAAAACTCGAAAGCGCGTCTACTTCCACCCTAGAAGATCGGGTGAAACGCAATATCCACTCCCTTCAGAGGACTCCCGCTGCCTTGGAAAAAAACTTTATGCAGAGATGA
- the CWC25 gene encoding pre-mRNA-splicing factor CWC25 homolog isoform X1 yields the protein MGGGDLNLKKSWHPQTLRNVEKVWKAEQKHEAERKKIEELQRELQEERAREEMQRYAEDMGTVRKREEKLEWMYQGPGGMVNREEYLMGRPVDKYVFEKTEDKDAGCSNETGLLPGSIFAKTGANSVLDMANKIREDPLFMIRKKEEEKKREVLNNPVKMKKIKELLQNSLDKKEKKKKKEKKKKHKKHRHRSSSSESDSSDEERSKNKSQKRMNSSSWKPAPSRVPGYGLQVRDSDQSHRSRSSPAAGQERAPHKHRDRSRSRSQSRSPQRRSSKKNSEQSGCRGSRSPSRHSKQVFLSYRHSNREEKGRARSPSPKKSYRRQHTPGYTSGVFYTNRKISPEELERKRQEMMENAKWREEERANNLRKHRKEEELERELEKLDSRDGKFFNRLKLESASTSTLEDRVKRNIHSLQRTPAALEKNFMQR from the exons ATGGGGGGCGGCGACCTG AACCTGAAGAAGAGCTGGCACCCCCAGACGCTGCGCAATGTGGAGAAGGTGTGGAAAGCCGAGCAGAAGCATGAGGCCGAGCGGAAGAAGATCGAGGAGCTGcagcgggagctgcaggaggagcgaGCGCGTGAGGAGATGCAGCGATACGCTGAGGACATGGGCACCGTCAG gaaaagagaagagaagttGGAGTGGATGTACCAGGGTCCTGGGGGCATGGTGAACAGAGAGGAATATCTTATGGGTCGCCCTGTGGACAAATATGTCTTTGAGAAGACAGAAGACAAGGATGCTGGCTGTTCCAATGAGACAGGACTTCTCCCAGGCTCCATTTTTGCCAAGACTGGTGCCAATTCTGTCCTTGATATGGCAAACAAAATCCGGGAGGACCCACTTTTCATGATAAG aaagaaggaggaggaaaagaagagagaagtttTGAATAATCctgttaaaatgaagaaaatcaaagAATTG CTGCAAAACAGTTtagataaaaaagagaaaaagaagaagaaagagaagaagaagaagcacaAGAAACATCGACATCGCAGTTCTAGCAGTGAAAGTGACAGCAGTGATGAGGAGCGAAGCAAAAATAA gTCTCAGAAGAGGATGAACAGTTCCTCCTGGAAACCTGCTCCTTCCAGAGTCCCAGGATATGGCTTACAA GTCAGAGACTCTGACCAGAGCCACAGGTCTCGGAGCTCCCCAGCTGCCGGCCAGGAGAGGGCCCCCCACAAGCACCGGGATCGCTCCAGGTCCAGGAGCCAGTCCCGCTCTCCTCAGAGACGCTCTAGCAAGAAGAATTCAGAACAATCTGGATGCAGGGGGTCAAGATCTCCTTCCAGACACAGTAAACA GGTATTTCTGAGTTACAGACATAGCAATcgggaagagaaagggagagctAGAAGCCCTTCCCCTAAAAAGAGCTATCGACGACAGCATACTCCGGGTTACACAAG TGGTGTTTTCTACACAAATAGAAAGATCTCTCCAGAGGAACTAGAGCGTAAACGCCAGGAAATGATGGAAAACGCCAAGTGGCGGGAAGAGGAGAGAGCAAACAACCTCAGGAAACACCgaaaggaggaggagctggagcgaGAACTGGAGAAACTCGACTCCCGAGATGGGAAGTTCTTCAA TCGCTTAAAACTCGAAAGCGCGTCTACTTCCACCCTAGAAGATCGGGTGAAACGCAATATCCACTCCCTTCAGAGGACTCCCGCTGCCTTGGAAAAAAACTTTATGCAGAGATGA
- the CWC25 gene encoding pre-mRNA-splicing factor CWC25 homolog isoform X5: MGGGDLNLKKSWHPQTLRNVEKVWKAEQKHEAERKKIEELQRELQEERAREEMQRYAEDMGTVRKREEKLEWMYQGPGGMVNREEYLMGRPVDKYVFEKTEDKDAGCSNETGLLPGSIFAKTGANSVLDMANKIREDPLFMIRKKEEEKKREVLNNPVKMKKIKELLQNSLDKKEKKKKKEKKKKHKKHRHRSSSSESDSSDEERSKNKSQKRMNSSSWKPAPSRVPGYGLQVRDSDQSHRSRSSPAAGQERAPHKHRDRSRSRSQSRSPQRRSSKKNSEQSGCRGSRSPSRHSKQHSNREEKGRARSPSPKKSYRRQHTPGYTRKISPEELERKRQEMMENAKWREEERANNLRKHRKEEELERELEKLDSRDGKFFNRLKLESASTSTLEDRVKRNIHSLQRTPAALEKNFMQR, translated from the exons ATGGGGGGCGGCGACCTG AACCTGAAGAAGAGCTGGCACCCCCAGACGCTGCGCAATGTGGAGAAGGTGTGGAAAGCCGAGCAGAAGCATGAGGCCGAGCGGAAGAAGATCGAGGAGCTGcagcgggagctgcaggaggagcgaGCGCGTGAGGAGATGCAGCGATACGCTGAGGACATGGGCACCGTCAG gaaaagagaagagaagttGGAGTGGATGTACCAGGGTCCTGGGGGCATGGTGAACAGAGAGGAATATCTTATGGGTCGCCCTGTGGACAAATATGTCTTTGAGAAGACAGAAGACAAGGATGCTGGCTGTTCCAATGAGACAGGACTTCTCCCAGGCTCCATTTTTGCCAAGACTGGTGCCAATTCTGTCCTTGATATGGCAAACAAAATCCGGGAGGACCCACTTTTCATGATAAG aaagaaggaggaggaaaagaagagagaagtttTGAATAATCctgttaaaatgaagaaaatcaaagAATTG CTGCAAAACAGTTtagataaaaaagagaaaaagaagaagaaagagaagaagaagaagcacaAGAAACATCGACATCGCAGTTCTAGCAGTGAAAGTGACAGCAGTGATGAGGAGCGAAGCAAAAATAA gTCTCAGAAGAGGATGAACAGTTCCTCCTGGAAACCTGCTCCTTCCAGAGTCCCAGGATATGGCTTACAA GTCAGAGACTCTGACCAGAGCCACAGGTCTCGGAGCTCCCCAGCTGCCGGCCAGGAGAGGGCCCCCCACAAGCACCGGGATCGCTCCAGGTCCAGGAGCCAGTCCCGCTCTCCTCAGAGACGCTCTAGCAAGAAGAATTCAGAACAATCTGGATGCAGGGGGTCAAGATCTCCTTCCAGACACAGTAAACA ACATAGCAATcgggaagagaaagggagagctAGAAGCCCTTCCCCTAAAAAGAGCTATCGACGACAGCATACTCCGGGTTACACAAG AAAGATCTCTCCAGAGGAACTAGAGCGTAAACGCCAGGAAATGATGGAAAACGCCAAGTGGCGGGAAGAGGAGAGAGCAAACAACCTCAGGAAACACCgaaaggaggaggagctggagcgaGAACTGGAGAAACTCGACTCCCGAGATGGGAAGTTCTTCAA TCGCTTAAAACTCGAAAGCGCGTCTACTTCCACCCTAGAAGATCGGGTGAAACGCAATATCCACTCCCTTCAGAGGACTCCCGCTGCCTTGGAAAAAAACTTTATGCAGAGATGA
- the CWC25 gene encoding pre-mRNA-splicing factor CWC25 homolog isoform X2, translated as MGGGDLNLKKSWHPQTLRNVEKVWKAEQKHEAERKKIEELQRELQEERAREEMQRYAEDMGTVRKREEKLEWMYQGPGGMVNREEYLMGRPVDKYVFEKTEDKDAGCSNETGLLPGSIFAKTGANSVLDMANKIREDPLFMIRKKEEEKKREVLNNPVKMKKIKELLQNSLDKKEKKKKKEKKKKHKKHRHRSSSSESDSSDEERSKNKSQKRMNSSSWKPAPSRVPGYGLQVRDSDQSHRSRSSPAAGQERAPHKHRDRSRSRSQSRSPQRRSSKKNSEQSGCRGSRSPSRHSKHYRHSNREEKGRARSPSPKKSYRRQHTPGYTSGVFYTNRKISPEELERKRQEMMENAKWREEERANNLRKHRKEEELERELEKLDSRDGKFFNRLKLESASTSTLEDRVKRNIHSLQRTPAALEKNFMQR; from the exons ATGGGGGGCGGCGACCTG AACCTGAAGAAGAGCTGGCACCCCCAGACGCTGCGCAATGTGGAGAAGGTGTGGAAAGCCGAGCAGAAGCATGAGGCCGAGCGGAAGAAGATCGAGGAGCTGcagcgggagctgcaggaggagcgaGCGCGTGAGGAGATGCAGCGATACGCTGAGGACATGGGCACCGTCAG gaaaagagaagagaagttGGAGTGGATGTACCAGGGTCCTGGGGGCATGGTGAACAGAGAGGAATATCTTATGGGTCGCCCTGTGGACAAATATGTCTTTGAGAAGACAGAAGACAAGGATGCTGGCTGTTCCAATGAGACAGGACTTCTCCCAGGCTCCATTTTTGCCAAGACTGGTGCCAATTCTGTCCTTGATATGGCAAACAAAATCCGGGAGGACCCACTTTTCATGATAAG aaagaaggaggaggaaaagaagagagaagtttTGAATAATCctgttaaaatgaagaaaatcaaagAATTG CTGCAAAACAGTTtagataaaaaagagaaaaagaagaagaaagagaagaagaagaagcacaAGAAACATCGACATCGCAGTTCTAGCAGTGAAAGTGACAGCAGTGATGAGGAGCGAAGCAAAAATAA gTCTCAGAAGAGGATGAACAGTTCCTCCTGGAAACCTGCTCCTTCCAGAGTCCCAGGATATGGCTTACAA GTCAGAGACTCTGACCAGAGCCACAGGTCTCGGAGCTCCCCAGCTGCCGGCCAGGAGAGGGCCCCCCACAAGCACCGGGATCGCTCCAGGTCCAGGAGCCAGTCCCGCTCTCCTCAGAGACGCTCTAGCAAGAAGAATTCAGAACAATCTGGATGCAGGGGGTCAAGATCTCCTTCCAGACACAGTAAACA TTACAGACATAGCAATcgggaagagaaagggagagctAGAAGCCCTTCCCCTAAAAAGAGCTATCGACGACAGCATACTCCGGGTTACACAAG TGGTGTTTTCTACACAAATAGAAAGATCTCTCCAGAGGAACTAGAGCGTAAACGCCAGGAAATGATGGAAAACGCCAAGTGGCGGGAAGAGGAGAGAGCAAACAACCTCAGGAAACACCgaaaggaggaggagctggagcgaGAACTGGAGAAACTCGACTCCCGAGATGGGAAGTTCTTCAA TCGCTTAAAACTCGAAAGCGCGTCTACTTCCACCCTAGAAGATCGGGTGAAACGCAATATCCACTCCCTTCAGAGGACTCCCGCTGCCTTGGAAAAAAACTTTATGCAGAGATGA
- the CWC25 gene encoding pre-mRNA-splicing factor CWC25 homolog isoform X4, whose translation MGGGDLNLKKSWHPQTLRNVEKVWKAEQKHEAERKKIEELQRELQEERAREEMQRYAEDMGTVRKREEKLEWMYQGPGGMVNREEYLMGRPVDKYVFEKTEDKDAGCSNETGLLPGSIFAKTGANSVLDMANKIREDPLFMIRKKEEEKKREVLNNPVKMKKIKELLQNSLDKKEKKKKKEKKKKHKKHRHRSSSSESDSSDEERSKNKSQKRMNSSSWKPAPSRVPGYGLQVRDSDQSHRSRSSPAAGQERAPHKHRDRSRSRSQSRSPQRRSSKKNSEQSGCRGSRSPSRHSKQVFLSYRHSNREEKGRARSPSPKKSYRRQHTPGYTRKISPEELERKRQEMMENAKWREEERANNLRKHRKEEELERELEKLDSRDGKFFNRLKLESASTSTLEDRVKRNIHSLQRTPAALEKNFMQR comes from the exons ATGGGGGGCGGCGACCTG AACCTGAAGAAGAGCTGGCACCCCCAGACGCTGCGCAATGTGGAGAAGGTGTGGAAAGCCGAGCAGAAGCATGAGGCCGAGCGGAAGAAGATCGAGGAGCTGcagcgggagctgcaggaggagcgaGCGCGTGAGGAGATGCAGCGATACGCTGAGGACATGGGCACCGTCAG gaaaagagaagagaagttGGAGTGGATGTACCAGGGTCCTGGGGGCATGGTGAACAGAGAGGAATATCTTATGGGTCGCCCTGTGGACAAATATGTCTTTGAGAAGACAGAAGACAAGGATGCTGGCTGTTCCAATGAGACAGGACTTCTCCCAGGCTCCATTTTTGCCAAGACTGGTGCCAATTCTGTCCTTGATATGGCAAACAAAATCCGGGAGGACCCACTTTTCATGATAAG aaagaaggaggaggaaaagaagagagaagtttTGAATAATCctgttaaaatgaagaaaatcaaagAATTG CTGCAAAACAGTTtagataaaaaagagaaaaagaagaagaaagagaagaagaagaagcacaAGAAACATCGACATCGCAGTTCTAGCAGTGAAAGTGACAGCAGTGATGAGGAGCGAAGCAAAAATAA gTCTCAGAAGAGGATGAACAGTTCCTCCTGGAAACCTGCTCCTTCCAGAGTCCCAGGATATGGCTTACAA GTCAGAGACTCTGACCAGAGCCACAGGTCTCGGAGCTCCCCAGCTGCCGGCCAGGAGAGGGCCCCCCACAAGCACCGGGATCGCTCCAGGTCCAGGAGCCAGTCCCGCTCTCCTCAGAGACGCTCTAGCAAGAAGAATTCAGAACAATCTGGATGCAGGGGGTCAAGATCTCCTTCCAGACACAGTAAACA GGTATTTCTGAGTTACAGACATAGCAATcgggaagagaaagggagagctAGAAGCCCTTCCCCTAAAAAGAGCTATCGACGACAGCATACTCCGGGTTACACAAG AAAGATCTCTCCAGAGGAACTAGAGCGTAAACGCCAGGAAATGATGGAAAACGCCAAGTGGCGGGAAGAGGAGAGAGCAAACAACCTCAGGAAACACCgaaaggaggaggagctggagcgaGAACTGGAGAAACTCGACTCCCGAGATGGGAAGTTCTTCAA TCGCTTAAAACTCGAAAGCGCGTCTACTTCCACCCTAGAAGATCGGGTGAAACGCAATATCCACTCCCTTCAGAGGACTCCCGCTGCCTTGGAAAAAAACTTTATGCAGAGATGA